A window of Pyrus communis chromosome 3, drPyrComm1.1, whole genome shotgun sequence genomic DNA:
CCAATTTATAATTCTCAAGGAACATGGAAGAAATTTGGGGCCTGaagaaaaaatcaaattatCGAATTCCAAAAACCTCAGTCCATCCATCTTAGAGAAGGCTTCGCAATTCCATTGGCGTACCTCTTCTACTTTGAGTTGGCGTAAGGATATGGCTTCAATCGCCCCCGTTCCctaacaacaaagaaaaaaagacaaattaatTTCGCATTCAAGTCTAACATAGtgtcaaataaaattatatcTTCATCCAAACTTGGTATTTAACTTCTTACCGTATTCCCACCTTCTCCCTGTTAGTGTAAATGATATagtatgttcaaaaaaaaaaaaaaaaaaaaaatcttaccgTATTCGTCATGAATATATGGTAAATGTCATTGTAAAGCCACAACCTACTGCGCAGACTAGGCTCTTTAGACTCGTGACCAATAATTGTCCATGCCATTTCTTGTATCAAATCATGCATCCACATACGTTTTAGGTGATTTTGATAGAGGAGAGATTTCTCAATTAGCGAATCTATTACAATACTActagaaattccaaaagaatTATCTAGTGTTTCAATTACTCGCTTCATGTACTTCCCTTTGTGGAAACATGCAACATCGAGAAAAATTCTCTTCTCCATCTCTTCTAGTCCATCAAAACTTATTTTAAGTTTATCAAAAATTGCTGGATTAGGAATTTTTGATAGATTATCCCGTACACTATTCCAAGCATCTAGCCCTCTCTTAAACAAAGCTGACCCCAAAGTTTCAAGAGCTAATGGGAGGCCTCCAGCATAATTAATGAAATACTTAGACAGTTCCAAAAACCCATCCTCAGGCAGATTTTTCTTAAAGGCATTTTGACTAAACAGTGCAAGAGCTTCATCATCATTTAACACCTTGACATTATGACATAATGTTATGTCATGCTGGACTAGCAGACGTTCATTTCTAGTTGTAATGATAATTCTACTTCCCATGCCAAACCAATCTTTCTTTCTAGCTAGTACTTGTAGCTGGCTTATGTGATCCACATCATCAAGTACAAGAAGAACCTTTTTGTTGCATAAGCACTTCTCGGTGTACTTGATTCCACATTGTTGGTCCCGAATCTTTTCTTTCAACATCGGTAAAAGAAGTGTTTTTTGAAGACCAATTAGGGTAGGGTCTGCTTTAGAAACCTCTCTAACGTTGCGAAGAAAGCAATGAACATCAAAATGGTGGAAGGTTTTATCATAAACTAGCTCGGCAAGAGTAGTCTTGCCTATGCCACCCATCCCAGCTATCCCAATAAATCGAACATCATCTACATCATGAGCTAACAACAAACTTAGTTGCTTGAGTGCAGAATCAGTTCCGACTAACTTCCTTGAGGAATCTAATAGCGTGAATGTAGCTTGCACTTTCCTCCACACGCTCTTGACGATTTTTTCTATGAGCTCACTTTCACCCCTACATGGTATAAAATAACCAATCAAAAAAGCATAAACGAAGAATTCAAGTTTGACTCTACTAAGACATAGGAAATTAAAGTTGTCCATGCATGCTTACTTAGATTCCTTCGAATGCCAACCACGAATTTTGGACACTCTTTTTAGATCAGCTTTCCATTGGACCACCTTCTTTTTATCTTCGATACTGATCAACTTTTCTTCATGCTCCAAGAAGGCTTTGGCAAAACATCCCCGTTGATTTCCAACGTCAGATGGATCCATCTCGTAAAAGACCGGCAGAACTGAGTTCCTGGCTTCCATGAATTGAAGAATGGTTGTAAGTTCGTTCAAGCACCATTTAGAAGAGGCATAGTTTGGTGAGAGGACAACAATTGCAATATGCGATTCTTTGATCGCACTCAGGAGCTCAAGGGAAATACTTGTTCCTCCTTCAAGCTCTCGATCGTCAAAGAAAGTAGTAATCCCTTGGCACTTGCATAATTCATGGTATAAATGGGATACAAAACCCTTGCGGGTGTCTACACccctaaaactcaaaaacacatCATACTTCCATCGAGGAGCTGATTCATTCGAAAGAAGAGATGCAGTAGCTCTTTGGTCGCTCAATGccatcagaagaaaaaaaaaacagttgctGTAAATCGGGTACTGCAAACGGTAACTGAATGAACAAGTAAAAAGATAGaagatcaatgttttaaaatttaaaaaaaaatctaaaactttaaattttcttttagatGCATCTTTTATTCATAAATGTTACATGGACTCACTGTGGTCTGATATTTGACTCAATGCCAACACGTATTTGACAATTCGATTTGATCTTACAGTCCTTAATAACTCAGTTTAAGCTGTTGAATCATTTTCAATTACCGGAAAATGAgttctgcaaaaaaaaaaaaaaaaaaaaaagaactagtAGTCAATgaacaagtaaaacaaaaatgagcagggaaaagaaaatagaaactgGTTTTTTACCACCTCATATATTGTTGAATACATTCAGcataaaattttttattgaatgaCTTATACACCCTAATATGCAATGATTATTTAGGCCTcgtaagtgtttttttttttttttttttttttttttttttttttttcaatagaaCTTCTAAGACCATCTttaatggttgggctaaaagtcaaattttttagcccgaaaaatttagcttttagctcaaaaacaatttttctacACCAACCGTTCTACCcgaaaattttagcccgggattattaaagaatgaacttaggctattttttttgttaaattattttttttttttaaataaatatgtagattatcgtaaattaattttatgaacattttaatctaaaaaaatttaaattccgataaatattgggtagagtccaccccgatttctgggctaaatttcggggggaatttggcattggtttagcatttagcatttagctcaaaattCCCCCTtaggttggagtgggtttggggggaaattttggggagtaatttggcttttagcccaccattgaagTTGGTCTAAATATACCCCAATCacttttttttgaataaaattaattatgcaaatattatttttctcttcaagCTGTCCAAGTCACTCCCACCCTTCATCGTAGAACAAAActctaatttataaaaaaatatatatatagaaacacattgattgaaatttttttttttgaggaatGGAATATGAAATCAATGTTTTAGAAGCTTCACATGAgatatgattttataattttttttattgttttaatgaTTTCATGCAAATTAAGGCCTTTTATATGCAACCAAAGGCTGGTGAGTGGAGATTTTTCCTTATCAACGAAAATAGTTTTTTAACTGGTTATGGAACCTAAATGGTTTAGTCAGTGCTTCTTTGACTAGTTATGGAAAACTAAGGGttgttgtaacatcccgtcccgaaactaacgagacgtacatttaaaatgacaattttacccctaatctattcgtttacgtgtatatttgtgttgtgtgggtggtgggaccacacacaatcatacattttttctttctttccgggattccctccctcattccctcactctgtctcttctctcttctctcttctctcttctctcttctctcagtctctctctctctctctctcttcctccccgagccattttctccttcttcttcctctacacacggacacacatacaaacctaatcaaatcttcaccaaacaagaaaccaagaccaccatcgtgttcgtggagctgataggagttcaaaggtgccattttcaggtaaggaaaacaccattttcacgtcgatatcacgaggtccgatttgaacactgttcatgcaaacctaatctagcttgtttttggaatttctaagcttgtagttgtgcttgtgaggtcccaaggagcctcggagtagttcgttgggtgaatttggacgtcgggaaggctaggttcgaagttggccgaactttgatcgttgttgcaggtatgatcgtgtgatttttaggccttaaaactagtctaacgttgttctactagtcctaggcttcattttggtataaagaacgtgaaatttggttgaaaaacgaaggagaaaacaaggtttgaaaattacccagttttccggcgccgtcgccggcgccggagtctcgccggagaagacaggggaatattccgttaagtataacggaatattcctaacggcagtggacggaatcagttaagtttaacggaatattccgtcagtttgacggaatattcctgacggcgtcagttgatgccgtcagtgtgcagtgcacgtgggccgcgcgtgggggcgcgtaggtccgtgcgtgttcaggcgcgtgggggcgcgtgcatggtccaaaaatttttctaaaaatatgggcgtgatcctgaggttgtgtaggtcacgttggtatattcatatgtccaatttgagcaatgtatgagaagttattacgagaagttgcttaggtgcttttaaattaatgttttcgtaactttgtcgcgtataggtgattcgttttccgaggacgagcgtacacactcgaggcaggggggctacgacccttctaattatcagtgagtgggcttttgttttccgtatatacctatatacagttatattcccagaaattaaatagaaaatgttatttgttttatgccatgcattatatgaatgttgtttacgcatcattgcatgtattattggtgatatacatacatatatacatgtgtatttggtgcgGTGGaagcacaggtaagtgccaggtaagcggtattcaggtggttatgcattcctgtttattatgcaatagtagtttgagatgcttagagagctcataacctgcacccccggtgttagtgctcccgtccagggccagggcacagccttcacgtgtatgttcaccagcaccgcatgctcgtcttggatccaagttaggtgcaagcctgtcgtagagatcacattaggtggttccgacttgtaggtgacccgcgatttatcgccagcttcacgtgatcgtagcactagagcatacatatatataatacacccagcttgtcgtacagaccacgttaggtggttccgactcgtgtgcagattcagtgattgagttgagcgtggagctctaggtgcagcggtacatgtcacgttaggtgactcccggctgccagtttatatgttgttgatgtgatttacgcttgagcatttatatttgattatgagattctgtcatggcatattctcgagcataaatggcatatcatggagcatgattgacatacctATAAATACGTATATacgttcattttctgggaagtatacaggttttacggcgaggggttagaatgtgttttgctaaagagttttcaaagaactttgtttttgcccactcacgcttttgtttttgcgcccctccaggttctagtggtctagaaggttcggtggttttccccagagggcgtcccggcaatttctgacagacactcaccattgtagggtcaccttcgggtgtacatatgtcgtatcttttccttttggactgttgtagacttgctctgaattgtgtctcacacacactagtactttgtatgttattaggtttttaattattcgtacttttatattaccttcttaattagcttccgcacgcgcacatggttacgtcaccttcgtgtgacggccagcacgccctgatctcggtcggggtgtgtcagcttggtatcagagcctaggtttggcagtcctgtgtctttgtgagtattctaatagttggtgtcttctgtcagaatcatgccgcctcgtcgggaaccacgtcgctcagatgagtctagtttccctgatcttactcagttgggggaagtgattgctacagcccttcaaacagtgatgcgccctccccagaggactcctctggagactatgtataacttgaagttggataagtttaaaggtaacgagggtcacgaaggcgcagaacgttggttagaacacatagagaagacttttcgtgtgttgcataaccaggggaaccttccaatggaaaggtgggttgagacaacctcttggtttctggagatggagtctgcagcttggtgggaacaagaacttcgtaggttaactccagctcagaggaccgattggaatgttttcaaggacgtgtttcaaaggagatttgtaccccctgagtatatcgaccgtaagaaacaggaattcactgaattAAAACAGCGAAAaatgacggctaacgagtattatcgtaagttcactgatttatctcgttactatcctgatgtcgctggtaatccggcggagatgcttcgtcgttttcgcttgggcactaggaagaaatggcgttctatggccactactactcactgcgagtcctaccaggagttctatgagatattgttgagggtagaggactcagagaatatgtcgagtgacagtgacgaaaagaaagatgacaaggggaaaagtcaagtgtcgcttgggcctcgccaaactcagaactttaaaaggggtggtgccagttcgagttcgtctagtggtggtttcagtgcctctggacaaggacgtggaggtagattttatggaagtgctcgaggccagagacaaggtgatggtggccgaaACCGACCCCCATTTTGCCGGAGGTGTAATAACCGACACTTCGGCGAGTGCAGGCAGATCAACGGTGCTTGTTTCACGTGTGGACGGACGGGACATAGAGCGGTggattgtccccagggtcagcagcagaagccgcagcagacctttctgccgccacctgcaccgattcggcaAATCCAGGGTCCGAGTACTTATGGgcaagcaggtagaggtggtgcctatcactatcaaggtgatgttgttccctatgctccgggaccgtatcaatacccccaggacccgtattcacaaggtggttatcccccgtatcccagcaactacatgccgtatcctccagctccaacgggtggttctcaatggtaccaaggaggacagtatcagcagggtgagATGGCCACTAGTAGTGccgggtcttcgagacagatggGTCAGTCCAGTCAGGGacgtggagctcaaggtcgcggtgttcaagcgagcagaggtcgtggcggacgacagcagggccaagggcgtattcacaatatttccctgcaggatgctcagaacaacccggacttgataatgggtacgttaaacattcttggttattttgctagagtcttaattgattgtggagctacacattccgttatttctcatacatttgctcaagtaacgcaacctcgccccacacctctagggtacgatttagaattcgctatgcctagaggagaaagatgtgttgtagattgtttatacccaggatgtccagtgatagtagagggtgttgttatgcccgctgatcttatcccgttagatattgtcgattttgatgtgattttgggcacggattggttgcacttctatcgtgctaacattgattgttacgggaaagtagttacttttcaccgtcctggattacctgaggttacttttgtgggtgagcagagtggagtaagacatggtgttatttcaGCTTTGCGAGCAAAGAAGTTGttgactaaaggttgtcaggggtatctagctcatgtggtgctagaagAGACTGTTCctagcagaattgaggatgtgagagtggttagacacttccctgatgtttttcctgaagatttacctggtttacccccagatcgagatgtggagttcaatgttgagttacttccaggtactaatcctatttctttaactccttatcgtatggctcctgctgagttaagggaattgaaagttcagttacaggaattagtggataaaggattcattcagcctagtacttcaccttggggcgctccagtgttgtttgtgaaaaagaaagatgggactttgaggctatgtatcgactacagacaattgaatcgggtgacgattaaaaaccgttatccattgcctcgtatcgacgatttgtttgatcagctgagaggtgcttgtgtattttctaagatagacttgaggtctgggtactatcagctgaagattagtagggatgatgttcctaagacggcgttcaggactcgttacggtcattacgagtttctggttatgccatttgggttgactaatgcaccagcagcttttatggatttaatgaaccgggtatttcagccttacctggatagatttgtcattgtcttcattgacgatattctggtgtattctaagtccaaagcggaacatgttcgacatcttactttggtgttgaaaaggttgagagaacaccaattgtatgctaagtttagcaagtgccagttctggttagatcaagtcgcgtttttggggcacatcatttctgctcaaggtattcttgttgatcctcaaaaggttgcagctgtggagagttgggagcaaccacgaaccgtcactgaggtgagaagtttcattggtttggcgggatattatcggagattcgttaaggatttttcggtgattgccttgccactgacgaggttaacaaggaaagatgttaagtttgagtggaatgataagtgtgagcagagtttccagcagttgaagcattgtcttactaatgcacctgttttggcactcccggacgatagtggtgattttgaggtttatagtgatgcttctttgaatggtctgggatgtgtattgatgcagcatggtagggtgattgcttatgcttcgcggcagttgaaaacccatgagatgaattaccctacacatgatttggaattggctgctatcatctttgcgttgaagttgtggagacactatctttacggagagaagtgtaggatcttcacagatcacaagagtcttcagtatctcttcacccagaaggaacttaatcttcgtcaacggaggtggctggagttgctcagcgattacgattgcacgattgattatcaccctggtcgtgcgaacgtagtagccgatgcacttagcaggaagtcacatggtcgtatcaatgcgttgtacgctagtcgtattcctcttttggtggacttgcgtgctacaggagtaaggttagaagcagaagatcgagatgtggcattacttgctaattttcaagttagaccaatcttggttgatcgggtgcttgaagctcaggtagctgatgaacagattcaagaactaattcgagctcgagatcaaggaaggaggcgagatctcagagttcgtgattctgatggcatgttgatgttagagggtagaatgttcgtgcctagtaatgtggagttgaagaaggaaatcctcgatgaagcacatatctcggcctatgccatgcacccaggagcaaccaaaatgtatcataccattcgaccattttactattggccgggtatgaaaagggagatagctgagtatgtgagtagttgtgctgtttgtcagcaggttaaagcagaaagaaagaagccgtttggattgttacagccgcttcccgttccagagtggaaatgggaaaatatcactatggattttgtgtacaagttgccgcgtacacataatggctttgatggcatttgggtgatcgttgatcggctcactaagtcggcgcatttcattccagtgagagagaagtactctttgagccggttagcagaattgtttatctcaaaggttgtgaagtaccatggtgtccctgtaagtattgtctcggatcgtgatccacgattcacatcgaagttttgggtagcttttcaagaagctttgggtacgagactactttacagtacggcatatcatccacagacagacggacagtcagagagaactattcagaccttggaagatatgctgcgagcatcagtgttacagttcagtgatgcttggcatcagcggttagatttgatggaatttgcttacaacaacagtttccattcgagcattggcatggcgccattcgaagctttgtatggtagatcttgtcgcactccgttatgttggtcagaagttggcgaaagagtcttggtaggtccggagattgtcgaggaaactactcaaaatgttcaggtaattaggtctaacctgaaagcagctcaagacaggcagaaaagtttagcagatcggcatgctacggacagaacgtatgaggtcggagattgggtatttctgaagctttcaccatggagaggtgttgtgcggtttggaaagaaggggaagttgagtcccaggtatatcggaccgtacctagtcacagaaagagttggtgaggtagcttacaggttagagttgcctccggagttggctaaagtgcataacgtttttcacgtgt
This region includes:
- the LOC137727320 gene encoding TMV resistance protein N-like, whose product is MALSDQRATASLLSNESAPRWKYDVFLSFRGVDTRKGFVSHLYHELCKCQGITTFFDDRELEGGTSISLELLSAIKESHIAIVVLSPNYASSKWCLNELTTILQFMEARNSVLPVFYEMDPSDVGNQRGCFAKAFLEHEEKLISIEDKKKVVQWKADLKRVSKIRGWHSKESKGESELIEKIVKSVWRKVQATFTLLDSSRKLVGTDSALKQLSLLLAHDVDDVRFIGIAGMGGIGKTTLAELVYDKTFHHFDVHCFLRNVREVSKADPTLIGLQKTLLLPMLKEKIRDQQCGIKYTEKCLCNKKVLLVLDDVDHISQLQVLARKKDWFGMGSRIIITTRNERLLVQHDITLCHNVKVLNDDEALALFSQNAFKKNLPEDGFLELSKYFINYAGGLPLALETLGSALFKRGLDAWNSVRDNLSKIPNPAIFDKLKISFDGLEEMEKRIFLDVACFHKGKYMKRVIETLDNSFGISSSIVIDSLIEKSLLYQNHLKRMWMHDLIQEMAWTIIGHESKEPSLRSRLWLYNDIYHIFMTNTGTGAIEAISLRQLKVEEVRQWNCEAFSKMDGLRFLEFDNLIFSSGPKFLPCSLRIINWSFYPSKSLPTNFQPHLLTQLKMRKSKLVRLWQGKKDLPNLKYIDLNYSNKLMSTPDFSGIPNLEKLILCDCKNLVKIHPSIGVLKRLEVLYLHGCESIKSLPSKVEMDSLETFNLDGCSNVKKIPEFGEQMKNLSLISLKGTAIEKIPSSIGHLVGLKGLYLRNCKNLLNLPMAISTLKSLTYLDVMGCSKLDKLPGDMDHLEVLELGATMTEPLVGMKNLKRLVFDRSDAKVTYGWGLLRLLGLEKSRPDPLCWGLVLSSLNRLCSLRELYLRNCKLSEGDIPDDIGCLSFLVELILSGNNFVSLPESIRHLSKLKYLDLEGCESLQELPPLPSSNELCVNVKNCTSLKRLSDPSKLSSRDTNLYDFDFTCKNCIALVQDEGWNNTILSRIRRIATQTKGLNLYFDKLDPDVVWPGSEIPEWFSNQSVGHSINVELPPPSCTNWLGIAFCVVFQDPKQKLANLATLCHYDYFNIQFLGDCLLRWDCKIGSLESEHIWIFYFSRENCHQEQFVFETCFYDIDGGKQKADFNSVKKCGARLVYKQDLKELNQTLKILKRTHEYRDETASNESESARCNVIEQIRKRHCY